In the genome of Streptomyces pactum, one region contains:
- a CDS encoding GlsB/YeaQ/YmgE family stress response membrane protein yields the protein MNWLWAIIVGLVLGVLAKAILPGKQNIPLWLTVIFGIIGSIIGNAVARGIGIDETKGVDWGRHALQLAGAVLVVALGTPLWAAIRGHGRQRA from the coding sequence ATGAACTGGTTGTGGGCGATCATCGTGGGTCTGGTGCTCGGCGTTCTCGCCAAGGCCATTCTCCCCGGGAAGCAGAACATCCCACTCTGGCTGACCGTGATCTTCGGTATCATCGGCTCGATCATCGGCAACGCCGTGGCACGGGGGATCGGTATCGACGAGACCAAGGGCGTGGACTGGGGGCGGCACGCGCTCCAGCTCGCCGGGGCCGTCCTGGTGGTGGCCCTGGGTACTCCACTGTGGGCGGCGATCCGTGGCCACGGCAGACAGCGGGCCTGA
- a CDS encoding metallopeptidase TldD-related protein, translating into MTARTHKPHEIVERALELSRADGCVVIADETSTANLRWAGNALTTNGVTRGRTLTVVATVEGREGTASGVVSRSAVTADELEPLVRAAEAAARDAGPAEDAQPLVTGVPASAGFAEPPAETSSEVFAAFAPALGESFARARAGGRELYGFASHEMVSSYLGTSTGLRLRHDQPTGTLEMNAKSPDRTRSAWAGRATRDFRDVDPAALDAELAQRLAWAQRRVELPAGRYETLLPPTAVADLLIYQLWSSGARDAAEGRTVFSKPGGATRVGEKLSRLPLTLRSDPAEPGLEAAPFVLAHASGDDASVFDNGLPLPATEWISDGVLNRLVTTRHSAGLTGLPVAPAIDNLVLDAGGTRSLEEMVAATGRGLLLTCLWYIREVDPATLLLTGLTRDGVYLVEGGEVVGEVNNFRFNESPVDLLSRATEAGRTERTLPREWGDWFTRAAMPPLRVPDFNMSSVSKGV; encoded by the coding sequence ATGACCGCCCGTACCCACAAGCCGCACGAGATCGTCGAGCGGGCGCTGGAGCTGTCCCGCGCCGACGGCTGCGTGGTGATCGCCGACGAGACGTCCACCGCCAACCTCCGCTGGGCCGGGAACGCGCTGACCACCAACGGCGTCACCCGGGGCCGCACCCTCACCGTGGTGGCCACGGTCGAGGGGCGGGAGGGCACCGCCTCGGGTGTGGTCTCGCGGTCCGCGGTCACCGCCGACGAGCTGGAGCCGCTGGTCCGGGCCGCCGAGGCCGCGGCCCGGGACGCCGGTCCGGCCGAGGACGCCCAGCCGCTGGTGACCGGGGTGCCGGCCTCGGCCGGCTTCGCCGAGCCGCCGGCCGAGACCTCCTCGGAGGTGTTCGCGGCGTTCGCCCCGGCGCTCGGCGAGTCCTTCGCCCGGGCCCGGGCCGGCGGCCGGGAGCTGTACGGCTTCGCCAGCCACGAGATGGTCTCCAGCTACCTGGGCACCTCCACCGGGCTGCGGCTCCGCCACGACCAGCCCACCGGCACCCTGGAGATGAACGCCAAGTCGCCCGACCGCACCCGGTCCGCCTGGGCCGGGCGGGCGACCCGCGACTTCCGGGACGTCGACCCGGCCGCGCTCGACGCCGAGCTGGCGCAGCGGCTGGCGTGGGCACAGCGCCGGGTCGAGCTGCCGGCCGGGCGGTACGAGACGCTGCTGCCGCCCACCGCCGTGGCCGACCTGCTGATCTACCAGCTGTGGTCCTCCGGGGCGCGGGACGCCGCGGAGGGCCGGACGGTCTTCAGCAAGCCGGGCGGGGCCACCCGGGTCGGCGAGAAGCTGTCGCGGCTGCCGCTGACGCTGCGCAGCGACCCGGCCGAGCCGGGGCTGGAGGCCGCACCGTTCGTGCTGGCGCACGCCTCCGGCGACGACGCGTCGGTCTTCGACAACGGGCTGCCGCTGCCGGCCACCGAGTGGATCTCCGACGGGGTGCTGAACCGGCTGGTCACCACGCGCCACTCGGCGGGCCTGACCGGGCTGCCGGTGGCACCGGCGATCGACAACCTGGTCCTGGACGCGGGGGGCACCCGGTCGCTGGAGGAGATGGTCGCCGCCACCGGGCGGGGGCTGCTGCTGACCTGCCTGTGGTACATCCGCGAGGTCGACCCGGCGACGCTGCTGCTCACCGGACTCACCCGGGACGGGGTGTACCTGGTGGAGGGCGGCGAGGTGGTCGGCGAGGTGAACAACTTCCGCTTCAACGAGTCGCCGGTGGACCTGCTGTCCCGGGCCACCGAGGCGGGCCGTACCGAGCGGACGCTGCCGCGGGAGTGGGGCGACTGGTTCACCCGGGCCGCGATGCCGCCGCTGCGGGTGCCCGACTTCAACATGAGCTCGGTCAGCAAGGGGGTGTGA
- the tyrS gene encoding tyrosine--tRNA ligase has product MTRLGDSVARASALLAQDLSSDSTVEKLLGETKARRYLDLSDLPAKEQAELIASRTVEVLPGVEKLAERIEERQTAGRGLRIKLGIDPTAADVHLGHVVPMIILSRFQRMGHDVTLIIGDFTAKIGDPSGRTAERPPLTDADIAANLAGYREQVRPFLDFDKVSFRQNSEWLAPYTFPELLGLLAQVPVSQLLQREDFRNRLSAGSGLTMSELLYPIAQALDSVALECDVELGGADQLLNLQMGRKLMELRGQQPQLAVTMPLIEGTDGTGAKMSKSKGNYVGLTAPAEDVFGKIMSIPDRLMDPYLRAWTEWTDEEVALVTSRLAEKSLHPMDLKKVLAGEVVAALYGVEAAMAARAGFVAQFSRKSFTEVESLPVVELAEHGAEAATAVLSKVLGFQPSASAARRVAKQNGLRLVGEAGGEQRGVVLTEAQAIRPLAEVVREVVAEAGLDAAAPVYLKAGRKIAELRGA; this is encoded by the coding sequence ATGACACGCCTCGGCGACTCCGTCGCACGCGCCAGCGCGCTGCTGGCGCAGGATCTCTCCTCCGACTCCACCGTGGAGAAGCTGCTCGGTGAGACCAAGGCGCGGCGTTATCTGGACCTGTCGGACCTGCCGGCGAAGGAACAGGCCGAGCTGATCGCCTCCCGTACGGTCGAGGTGCTGCCGGGTGTGGAGAAGCTGGCGGAGCGGATCGAGGAGCGGCAGACGGCGGGCCGGGGCCTGCGGATCAAGCTGGGCATCGACCCGACCGCCGCCGACGTCCACCTGGGCCACGTGGTCCCGATGATCATCCTCAGCCGGTTCCAGCGGATGGGGCACGACGTCACGCTGATCATCGGCGACTTCACGGCCAAGATCGGTGACCCGTCGGGCCGTACCGCGGAGCGCCCGCCGCTCACCGACGCGGACATCGCCGCCAACCTGGCGGGCTACCGCGAGCAGGTGCGGCCGTTCCTCGACTTCGACAAGGTGAGCTTCCGGCAGAACAGCGAGTGGCTGGCGCCCTACACCTTCCCGGAGCTGCTCGGCCTGCTCGCCCAGGTGCCGGTCTCCCAGCTGCTCCAGCGGGAGGACTTCCGCAACCGGCTGTCCGCCGGCTCGGGGCTGACCATGTCGGAGCTGCTCTACCCGATCGCGCAGGCTCTGGACTCGGTGGCGCTGGAGTGCGACGTCGAGCTGGGCGGCGCGGACCAGCTGCTCAACCTCCAGATGGGCCGGAAGCTGATGGAGCTGCGCGGGCAGCAGCCGCAGCTGGCGGTCACCATGCCGCTGATCGAGGGCACCGACGGCACCGGCGCGAAGATGTCCAAGTCCAAGGGGAACTACGTCGGGCTCACCGCGCCGGCCGAGGACGTCTTCGGCAAGATCATGTCGATCCCGGACCGGCTGATGGATCCCTACCTGCGGGCCTGGACCGAGTGGACCGACGAGGAGGTCGCGCTGGTGACCTCCCGGCTCGCGGAGAAGTCGCTGCACCCGATGGACCTGAAGAAGGTGCTCGCCGGCGAGGTCGTGGCGGCGCTGTACGGCGTGGAGGCGGCGATGGCCGCGCGGGCCGGGTTCGTGGCCCAGTTCTCCCGGAAGAGCTTCACCGAGGTGGAGTCGCTGCCGGTGGTGGAGCTGGCCGAGCACGGCGCGGAGGCGGCCACCGCGGTGCTGTCGAAGGTGCTGGGCTTCCAGCCGAGCGCGTCGGCCGCCCGCCGGGTCGCCAAGCAGAACGGGCTGCGGCTGGTCGGCGAGGCCGGGGGTGAGCAGCGCGGCGTGGTGCTCACCGAGGCGCAGGCGATCCGGCCGCTGGCCGAGGTGGTCCGCGAGGTGGTCGCCGAAGCCGGGCTGGACGCGGCCGCCCCGGTGTACCTCAAGGCGGGCCGGAAGATCGCGGAGCTGCGCGGCGCCTGA
- the moaA gene encoding GTP 3',8-cyclase MoaA encodes MLIDTYGRVATDLRVSLTDRCNLRCTYCMPEEGLQWLAKPELLTDDEIVRLVSLAVTRLGVTEVRFTGGEPLLRPGLVDIVSRCAELSPRPRMSLTTNGIGLARTAEALREAGLDRVNVSLDTLRPEVFRALTRRDRHHDVLAGLAAARAAGLDPVKVNAVLMPGLNEDEAPDLLAWAVANDYELRFIEQMPLDAQHGWKRDGMITAGDILTSLRTRFDLTAEEREERGSAPAERWLVDGGPARVGVIASVTRPFCRACDRTRLTADGQVRTCLFAREETDLRGALRSGAGDEEIAGLWRRAMWGKKAGSGLDDPAFLQPDRPMSAIGG; translated from the coding sequence ATGCTGATCGACACCTATGGTCGCGTCGCCACCGACCTCCGGGTCTCCCTGACCGACCGGTGCAACCTGCGCTGCACCTACTGCATGCCCGAGGAGGGACTGCAGTGGCTGGCCAAGCCGGAGCTGCTCACCGACGACGAGATCGTCCGGCTGGTCTCCCTCGCCGTCACCCGTCTGGGCGTCACCGAGGTCCGGTTCACCGGCGGTGAACCGCTGCTCCGCCCCGGCCTGGTGGACATCGTGAGCCGCTGCGCCGAGCTGAGCCCGCGGCCCCGGATGTCGCTCACCACCAACGGCATCGGCCTCGCCCGTACCGCCGAGGCGCTGCGCGAGGCGGGCCTGGACCGGGTCAACGTCTCCCTGGACACCCTCCGCCCGGAGGTGTTCCGCGCGCTGACCCGGCGCGACCGCCACCACGACGTGCTCGCCGGGCTGGCGGCCGCCCGGGCGGCCGGACTCGACCCGGTCAAGGTCAACGCCGTGCTGATGCCCGGACTCAACGAGGACGAGGCGCCCGACCTGCTCGCCTGGGCCGTGGCCAACGACTACGAACTCCGCTTCATCGAGCAGATGCCGCTCGATGCCCAGCACGGCTGGAAGCGCGACGGCATGATCACCGCCGGGGACATCCTCACCTCGCTGCGCACCCGGTTCGACCTCACGGCCGAGGAGCGGGAGGAGCGCGGCTCGGCCCCCGCCGAACGCTGGCTGGTCGACGGCGGGCCGGCCCGGGTGGGCGTCATCGCCTCGGTCACCCGCCCCTTCTGCCGGGCCTGCGACCGCACCCGGCTCACCGCCGACGGGCAGGTCCGCACCTGTCTGTTCGCGCGGGAGGAGACCGATCTGCGCGGCGCCCTGCGCTCCGGCGCCGGGGACGAGGAGATCGCCGGCCTGTGGCGGCGGGCGATGTGGGGGAAGAAGGCCGGCTCCGGACTGGACGACCCGGCGTTCCTCCAGCCCGACCGCCCGATGTCCGCGATCGGCGGCTGA
- a CDS encoding solute symporter family protein: MNGSSLLLAAGEVDEHRPLIISLFAAFVVATLVITVWAGRQTKDAADFYAGGRQFSGFQNGLAVSGDYMSAASFLGIAGAIALYGYDGFLYSIGFLVAWLVALLLVAEPLRNSGRYTMGDVLAYRMRQRPVRTAAGTSTIVVSIFYLLAQMAGAGVLVSLLLGITSEAGKIGIVALVGVLMIVYVTIGGMKGTTWVQMVKAVLLITGTLLITFLILLKYDFNLSELLGTAASNSGQGSSFLEPGLKYGIDGTTKLDFISLGVALVLGTAGLPHILIRFYTVPTAKAARKSVNWAIGIIGAFYLMTIVLGFGAAALLSRDEITTSNKAGNTAAPLAAMEIGGGGDSTGGAILLAVISAVAFATILAVVAGLTLASSSSFAHDIYANVIRKGEASEKEEIRAARWATVLIGAVAIVLGAFARDINVAGLVALAFAVAASANLPTILYSLFWKRFTTRGALWSIYGGLVSSVVLVLFSPVVSGKESSMFKSVDFHWFPLENPGLISIPLGFLLGWIGSLLSKEEPDAKKYAELEVRSLTGHGAH, from the coding sequence GTGAACGGTTCCTCCCTGCTCCTGGCGGCCGGAGAGGTCGACGAGCACCGCCCGCTGATCATCTCCCTCTTCGCGGCCTTCGTCGTGGCCACCCTGGTCATCACCGTCTGGGCCGGCCGGCAGACCAAGGACGCCGCCGACTTCTACGCCGGCGGACGCCAGTTCTCCGGCTTCCAGAACGGCCTGGCGGTCTCCGGCGACTACATGTCCGCCGCGTCCTTCCTCGGCATCGCCGGCGCCATCGCCCTCTACGGCTACGACGGCTTCCTGTACTCCATCGGCTTCCTCGTCGCCTGGCTGGTGGCCCTGCTGCTGGTGGCCGAGCCGCTGCGCAACTCCGGCCGCTACACCATGGGCGACGTGCTGGCCTACCGGATGCGGCAGCGCCCGGTGCGCACCGCCGCCGGCACCTCCACCATCGTCGTCTCCATCTTCTACCTGCTCGCCCAGATGGCGGGCGCCGGTGTGCTGGTCTCCCTGCTGCTCGGCATCACCAGCGAGGCCGGCAAGATCGGCATCGTCGCCCTGGTCGGCGTGCTGATGATTGTCTACGTCACCATCGGCGGCATGAAGGGCACCACCTGGGTGCAGATGGTCAAGGCGGTGCTGCTCATCACCGGCACCCTGCTGATCACCTTCCTGATCCTGCTGAAGTACGACTTCAACCTCTCCGAGCTGCTCGGCACCGCGGCGTCCAACAGCGGGCAGGGCTCGTCCTTCCTGGAGCCGGGCCTGAAGTACGGCATCGACGGCACCACCAAGCTGGACTTCATCTCGCTGGGCGTGGCGCTGGTCCTGGGCACCGCCGGACTGCCGCACATCCTGATCCGCTTCTACACCGTGCCCACCGCCAAGGCCGCCCGGAAGTCGGTGAACTGGGCGATCGGCATCATCGGCGCCTTCTACCTGATGACGATCGTGCTCGGCTTCGGGGCCGCGGCGCTGCTCAGCCGGGACGAGATCACCACCTCCAACAAGGCCGGCAACACCGCCGCCCCGCTCGCCGCCATGGAGATCGGCGGCGGGGGTGACTCCACCGGGGGCGCGATCCTGCTCGCGGTGATCTCCGCGGTCGCCTTCGCCACCATCCTCGCGGTGGTCGCCGGACTGACGCTGGCCTCCTCCTCGTCCTTCGCCCACGACATCTACGCCAACGTCATCCGCAAGGGCGAGGCGAGCGAGAAGGAGGAGATCCGCGCCGCCCGCTGGGCGACGGTGCTGATCGGCGCGGTCGCCATCGTGCTCGGTGCCTTCGCCCGCGACATCAACGTCGCCGGACTCGTCGCGCTGGCCTTCGCGGTCGCCGCCTCGGCCAACCTGCCGACCATCCTCTACAGCCTGTTCTGGAAGCGGTTCACCACCCGGGGCGCGCTATGGTCGATCTACGGCGGCCTGGTCTCCTCGGTGGTGCTGGTGCTCTTCTCCCCGGTGGTCTCCGGCAAGGAGTCCTCCATGTTCAAGAGCGTCGACTTCCACTGGTTCCCGCTGGAGAACCCGGGGCTGATCTCCATCCCGCTCGGCTTCCTGCTCGGCTGGATCGGCTCGCTGCTCTCCAAGGAGGAGCCGGACGCGAAGAAGTACGCCGAACTGGAGGTGCGCTCCCTCACCGGCCACGGCGCGCACTGA
- a CDS encoding DUF3099 domain-containing protein, giving the protein MRKHDGAQVFRITGARQSLAEDVRGRQRRYIISMTVRTVSVVLAAVLWNVERHVAFVALVLGILLPYIAVVIANAGRENTPSLPSSFIPTPTRPMLEAQARHGDRGGDRPGGGTVGDRGAEPVADDVRRPSEDGPDARR; this is encoded by the coding sequence ATGCGGAAGCATGACGGAGCGCAGGTCTTCCGGATCACCGGCGCCCGGCAGAGCCTCGCCGAGGACGTCCGCGGCCGGCAGCGCCGCTACATCATCTCGATGACGGTGCGCACGGTGTCGGTGGTGCTGGCGGCCGTGCTGTGGAACGTGGAGCGGCACGTCGCGTTCGTGGCGCTGGTCCTGGGCATTCTGCTCCCCTACATCGCGGTGGTCATCGCCAACGCGGGACGGGAGAACACCCCGTCGCTGCCGTCCAGTTTCATCCCGACGCCCACCCGGCCGATGCTGGAGGCCCAGGCGCGGCACGGTGACCGGGGCGGCGACCGGCCCGGTGGTGGTACGGTCGGCGACCGCGGCGCGGAACCCGTAGCGGACGACGTCCGGCGCCCCTCGGAGGACGGACCGGACGCCCGCCGCTGA